In the Rhododendron vialii isolate Sample 1 chromosome 2a, ASM3025357v1 genome, CAAAGGCCCGAGAGCACCGGATTCAACGATGAGGGTCCTGTTCGAATGGAACTCTGATAACTTGGAAAGTGCTGCAGCAGTATTCCTCTTCGTCATGGTGGTACCGGTTCTCAAGCAATCGATAAGCAAGGGGATCACACGCGGATTTTCTGCCACCACTTTCTTGTTCCCTTCGGGCAGCGAGATGTTTAAAACCGTGGTGATTATATCTCCTTGGAGATGGAGATCGAGGCAAGCATTTCGGGGAACAGCAAGTGGCTGGAGCAATTTGGAAAGAGCCTCGTCGTTGTTGCCGAGAAGGTCCCGATACGGGGGGTACTCGTCTGTGAGCCACCGGAGGGTCTCGGCAGAACTCTTCTGATCCGAAAGCGAAGAGGACATCATGTTGTCGAGGAGCGAATCGAGATAGCCTCGGTCCGGGGAAGCGATCGTTGCGGCATCGATGAAACCTTTGATGCCGTTGGCGATCTTTAATAACCAATTGAACCAAGAATATGATTCctgaaaaaacaattttggtaAATGATGCGTTTTATAGCCAACCAAACAAGAATCTCAGGGAGAACCCCTTATACAAACAATCTTTACAAAGAGAACCTACTACACACTACTAGAATCAATCAATCTAGCAAACTAGCAGAAATGCGCCGAAGATCACATAATCTTTGGTTCGTTACAGTTTTAGGGATGTTCCTCGATGTACAAATTCTAAGTCTCATATTTTCTGTTATACAAGCTAAAATACGATCTGGATTCTTTGGGTTCCCTCCAGAAACACGAGAGTTCCTCTCAGCCAGATGAAGTATACCCCAGCAGCAAGTGAAAGCTTGAACACAAGAGCACGGAATGAATTCCCTTGCAGAGGCTAATGGCATAATTCAGCTCATTCTCCCATTCACAAGCTTAAGAATCTTAAATTTGTTGAGAATAGATTCTCATATTTGTCTAGAATAAACACAGTCAAAAAATAGGTGAGAAACAGTTTCCACTTTCTGCGAGCAAAGAATGCAGAGAGGGTCTATTTGCATGCCCCATTTCATGAGTATCTTTTATCGGAAGCTTCTTAAGACAGACAATCCAAAGTATAAATGCCCACTTAGGAACGTTATTAGTGaaccaaacaagagaagacCATTGAACCTTGGGATATTTGTTCCAAATTGCTTCCCAAGTATGTTTTGTTGTGTAAGAATCTGTAGGAGAGATTGTCCAGGTTATCATGTCTTCACTATCCCCTAAAGTTAAAAGAGATGGAGGGGTAGAGGCTTGAATGCATTGTATAATCCTGTTCCTAGGTCTTGGTCAGTGCCAAACACCGTCTGACGACGTTCTGCGCTAAAGGCCTTAATTTCAGCAACTTTCTAATTGTTCAAGAACAGTCATGAGGGATTCCTGAAAATTTTATTCGCGAGGAGTGAAATAAAGCACACACTAGACTAGTCAAAATCCTAATGGCAGCACAAACATGATTGAATTCAGATCTGAATgaatttcaaaaccctaaatcacgATAGAAACAGATGGGAAACTCAAGAGACCAATAAGGAGAAATATACTCCAATTTGGCAGTGGAACTTGCAAACCCCGAAGAAAATGCGGGTGGCAGTGCTCCGCCCGCATAAATGTACGGTGGAAAAGAGTGTTAGGGCACCGCACAATGCCCTCAAGAACGCGAAATAAAGTTTTGAAGAAATGACATTGACTAAATAGTACCCATAATCCGAACCCATAATCCGAACCCATTACAAAAGAAACTCATAACCAAGATCATAACGCAAACAGAAGGGAATTAAACTCTATAACCCagaaatcaagagagagagggaaaaaaaacccaccacAACAGGGTCACCCATAATCTCTGCCGACATGGACACTTGAATTCCTTCGGAGCCGATTCCTTGATTTTCAATTCTCTCGGAGAAGAAACGATCCTTATGGCCTCTTCAGTGGTTTCAATCTCCCGTACTTTCTTTAACTCCGCGGGGGTTTCGGCGTTGCGGGAACCGGGGTTGCTGTCCTCCGGGTTCGCCATTAAAGCAATTCCTTAAttagagagcgagagagagtgAAGGACAaccaaaggagagagaaaacgaATTGGGTTTGTGATTTAGAGTGAGagaattgaatgaaaaatcgagTTCTTGAAATTCGGGTGTAGATTTGTGATGTGCGCCACTCTGTTctgttactctctctctctctctctctagtcgcGGAGAgcggagagaaagaggaggttTGGGCGCGGGTTTACcaaacttttaaaaatttcctACCAAAAGATACCTTTAAGAGATtcttaaaaatggaaaaataatgtaaaatcCCCTAATTTCTGTTTTAAAAATTTCCTACCAAAAGATACtttttagagcatccgcaatgtaataatcaaaactggataactaaaagttgctatatcatcttttggttatccattttagacattgctaaagttagcaatgtagaggttcacaatgtaataatcaaaattggataaccaaaacttgctacatcacctttttaaactacaaaagtctaaaaactaaatttttttacaataatttgaatactctttatgaaaaaaaaaaaagacagtttttttaaagaaaatagtttagtgaattttttttaaatagttttttttttcaaaaagaaaacagtttaaaaaaaacagtttctaacagtatttcaaaaaattgttttttaattaaaaaaaacagtttttgtgtaaaaacaaaagagtttttttttttgcaaacactgtttgttttttttaagtttctaaacaaaaatagtttttgaaaataattttctggaaacgttgttgagagagagagagagaaggtttttatgtaatgatgagtgtacttgattgagaaaatatggggaccattagatttgattattgacaaaaggttgctagttttgattattcaaaagccaaTATTTGATGAATTGCTAAGAGGTtactaagtttggttattacaagtgagcacttttttgaacaaacattgttaactttagcaaccttttgattttgatcatTATATTGTGGATCCTCTTAGTGGTCTTCgaatcaaatttaaaattttaaataattgAAACGATGTTTCTcggtttttcaaaataaacattACTCCCCGGTCCCAAATTATTGTGCATGTTTCCATTTTGGGACCTCTcataaaattgtttatatcttttaattgaGAATATTTTTCTATTGAATATGGATATCTGTTTGacagatctcaattaattttgttaaacaaagattcaaaatcataaaaaaaaaaacatattgtgaaatataaaaaatattttgagaggtcccaaaaagaaaataggcataacaatttgggatggaggaagTATGATCTTTTTTACAGTTTACTCGTAATTTCAcaattatggaaaaaaaattatttacttttactaaggaaattgattttcaagcTCAATTTTTTACTGACGGCGCTccaattttaacgtgaagttactagtaatttaatgaacaaagtggagcgccatctgtaaaaagtggagcgcgaatattAATTTCCTTTACTAATAACTGCAATTCAtaatttaaaattcattttcgcAAACATCCTTAAGGTTGCATGCCCATCCTGGAAAAATTATTCCGTGCTCTTCTTGGTAATTTTGTACCCATTTGTGTGGTCTATTACAAAGtaagtagtaaaaaaaatgtattaaaaaaatgaataatttatcATTCTAATTTAAACGGGCAGTTGGACTAATAATTCTAATTTCATTTTCTGTCATTCCGTACAATAAAAATTGTGATTTCAACTTTTACGAAAATATTCTTGTCGATGAGTTGAATTGCAGGTAGAATATTGCGTATGTTTTTAACATAACAGAGAAAATATTTCATGGGTCAAACTAATTCGATTTCACTTCAAAAGACAAAAATCCTGAAAATCAAATAATAAGACCAAGAGTTTTCAATTAGTAACATTATTATAGACACCTGATGATCAAAAGGAACATAGACAGATCAACAGTCAAGTAGTCAACACTGATCATTGAGACAGAGACAACCCAAGGGTTTGATAAGGTTAGCATGCATAAGAAAACAAATACACCTTTTGGCGTTCATAATGTCGCATGTTCAAATTCCACGAAATCCAAGCGTTCCAAATTGTTGGAGGACTTGCTTGGTCGTTAATTTTAAAACTCCGAAATTAATCAAAATGCTCACAAACTGAtcggacatccgattatcaTATAAAAATCATGGAGACAAATTCTATCATGGGAATCTCCACTCCCACTCCCACCCTCACTCTCAATTCTCGCTCTCAATTCTCACTATCACAAATTTTAGTAGTCTAAACGTTTTTCAAAGGTATTTTCACACTCTCGTTCTTGCTTTCGCTTACGTGATGATGAACACAAAGCAATCTCACAACAAAACTAATGTATCATCCATGAAGATGATGGGAAGAAAATCAATACCCTTTTTGGTAATCCATAAGCCTAACATGATGGACCAAAAACCTGCCTGGAATTGCAGGCTATACCTATGCAATATCTGTACAATTCCATGTGACCATTTTACAATTGTAACCAACCTCAGATTGATCTATAGTACTACTTCTTGTAGCAGAAAAAGAATACTCCTAGGTTTTTACAGAAGGAATGTACCTCTATATATTTTCCTGTTAACTGACATTGTTCCCCATGTCAAGAATTTCAGTGGCCTTTCTTCTCGCCCTTTGAGTCCCCCTCAGTGCCACAGTCGATGTCGTACCATTCGCAGCTTCTTCTTGCTTTACCTCCTTGAGTTCATCCTTATCGTACGAGCAAATATCGAACAAAATTGCAGCACAACTCTGCACGGCGTTGCTGTCTTTATTACCGCTCTCCCTCGTGATCTTGAGCAAGCAAGCCACAGCATGCATCCATCCCTTCCATTTCCTCGGCAGCACTCGGAAGGCTAGAAAACGTTGCCAAAACGGGTAACAACAAATCAAGGAAAGCACTGTCCTTGaattctttcatatatatatatatatatatatatatatatatatatatatatatatatatatatatatatatatctatatatatatatatatatatatatatatatctcgggagggttccggggacacttaaaaaacccccccaagttcccgattgaattttgatgatccgagcagctcaatgtaatcagaacgtgattttaaaagtgcccgtgaggaatcagcaaaaaaaaggaccgggaagggctttatccaaacagtttttttattgaactttattgaacggtttaataaaaaaactgctcaaatcaagccattcccggatatatatatatatatatatatatataaatggggTGTTTGAATCGAGcatctacacacatcggatgctgttgaGTCTCGCGAAGGccattcggtttttttttttaaatttttggacgtcTCGGATCAACTGTCCGATGGCCAGAGTGGGCCCGGCGCGCCGTCGATAACCGATCGGGGTCCTTTTTGGTCGGTATCCttagatttattgaaaaccacTGGGCCAACCCTTGGGTTCTCTTACCTTCTTTTATTGAGcttatattttccttttttcagtgaatatttttttgtaacttagggtagccttttttttattttttatgttttaactTTCCGCGGCTATGGCCTAATATTgagaaaattcagaaaatgacaaatgaaaaaaacgttttttgggttttaaatCACTTTTGAAACCCAAAGTAATATTAGGCCAAGAAAATACATTTTTGGCTTAGTTTCATCTTTAGCGTACTTTTTGagattttgatcattttttttagaccCAACACGAAATAGATATTCAGAAAAAGACAATATAagctctgttttgtttttattagatAGCATAAACCACAAGAAATGTACCCATGTATTTGGGATCATTAAGATTgtgtgagaatttttttattttttttatttttatgctaTCCGACGGTCGAAAATTCCTCGGTACAACACCCAATGCGGAATTTTATCATCTCAATGAACTgttctttcctttttgaaatCATTAAGATCTAGTTAAAAGTCATGTAATGAGTCTAATGACATACAAATTGAATCCAAGTTTAATCTTTTTAACTACATGTGATAGTCCAAGTCAACTAATACGGCACGCAAAAGGTCTCCAATTTTCTACTGAAAATTCTAGACGTATCTTCTTTTAGATTATTGGAAATATTCATTAGAATTTCTgtaaatataaataaatgaaGACAACCGCGAAAACAATAAGATGTTGAAATGATATTTTAGGTAGAGATATAGAAGAATAGAGAGAACTTTTGTGAATCGAGACACGTATATATATCGCATTGTTCTTAGAGAAGATATGTGTCTATTTGCACCGAGTTGTGTAACATTTCATTCCCAAAATAAAACGATCTCTAGGAAGCTACGTGTGCAGCTAAAGCTTTTCCCACGAACCAAGAACAGCCTGGATGCTCAAAATGCCAAGAGTAAATGCAGGTTATTTTCAGAATATGTGTATGGTGTACCATATTTATATTTGATCAAAATATCTCTTGAAATCAGAACATCATCTCGTGCACTACCTACCTTTTTATAGTAAATTAACCACAAATTCAATTTAAGAGATAATCGACAATTTAATTAGTAATTAAAGTTAATTAACATAATAAATATTTGTAACTCCCAGTCATTACATTATGCATTTgagttctttttatttattcctCATAATCGACAATTTAATTAGTAATTAAAGGCAATTAACATAATAAATCGTACTACGTTTTAAAGAATTTCTTAGAAGTTTTT is a window encoding:
- the LOC131316887 gene encoding U-box domain-containing protein 9-like, which encodes MSGEIMGDPVVVASGQESYSWFNWLLKIANGIKGFIDAATIASPDRGYLDSLLDNMMSSSLSDQKSSAETLRWLTDEYPPYRDLLGNNDEALSKLLQPLAVPRNACLDLHLQGDIITTVLNISLPEGNKKVVAENPRVIPLLIDCLRTGTTMTKRNTAAALSKLSEFHSNRTLIVESGALGPLIRLVGEGNPETMANGLWLCSNVHALPRSNHRYVWRKSCQRLRSEGGFEEVMDGAFLDLLPRSSLFLLQEVR